One Streptomyces sp. BA2 DNA window includes the following coding sequences:
- the tap gene encoding telomere-associated protein Tap produces MATEEELFASVDALLEEEPQLPPPAERARLREAAGITQTRLATALKTTPQTVKNWENGRSSPKPPRLEAYQRLLKGWAAKHPAHRAPAAASAPSAPAATPQPEPVPQTFPGPAAPEAPSTQSTQSPAPAAPAAPATPQRSTPPRTTTRRPARKHVAPNIAAAPYQHGPLAVLDGDGNAYGVEGIVLDCPATTIPELVEWTLKESGLGAAKLNRHGKDSDPLIVLTAAAAVKLGLPERLEGHEQRRSLRLPDDHPVVKQVTKAKWKLTQRGFGPWARIYRKAQGTQRQCVQLALLSWDALDERSWPGVAEMEPADVARVLGVYATRVITPRGSTAVSGLELMTAMRPPTKAVRDPETGNWVSGHNPGSLGTEPMDPAPPEATAEHPVVVNSGWSGGFLDEEAYQWVRSVDSLSDEECTLPYAVGLDLNAAFLAAAARLTVGLSAPDHFHAPKFNPKIPGSWLVDLSHIELDPRLPSPFTPDGTRPAGPAWYQTHTVAYAQELGHDVHPIEAYLRRETGAYLDPWHDRLKAAYVDTLAELGVTRDMEDRQFLTAMERHKQVDPALAAVLAAIKATVKGGVGKLRERPQGKSYKEGERWPALQRPTWRPDIRAAVISKARVNMHRKLLNMSRMTGLFPLAVLSDCVVYPSPGDSPLDFLPYAASGKPQPGGFRLGATPGLAKLEGVQSMLWAVDLMEKGFNPARHIKGGDAVLDEGE; encoded by the coding sequence ATGGCCACGGAAGAAGAGCTGTTCGCCTCGGTGGACGCGCTGCTGGAGGAGGAGCCGCAGCTCCCGCCTCCGGCGGAGCGCGCCCGGCTGCGTGAGGCCGCCGGGATCACGCAGACCCGTCTGGCGACGGCACTGAAGACGACGCCCCAGACGGTCAAGAACTGGGAGAACGGCAGGAGTTCGCCGAAGCCGCCCCGCCTGGAGGCGTACCAGCGGCTGCTGAAAGGCTGGGCAGCGAAGCACCCCGCGCACAGAGCTCCTGCCGCGGCATCCGCGCCATCCGCGCCGGCCGCCACGCCCCAGCCCGAGCCGGTTCCCCAGACGTTCCCAGGCCCGGCCGCACCCGAAGCGCCGAGCACGCAGAGCACGCAGAGCCCCGCCCCGGCGGCTCCCGCCGCCCCGGCAACCCCGCAGCGCAGCACCCCCCCTCGTACGACAACACGCCGGCCCGCTCGCAAACACGTGGCGCCGAACATCGCTGCCGCCCCTTACCAGCACGGGCCGCTGGCCGTCCTGGACGGCGACGGGAACGCGTACGGCGTCGAAGGCATCGTGCTGGACTGCCCGGCGACCACGATCCCGGAACTGGTGGAGTGGACCCTGAAGGAGTCCGGCCTCGGAGCCGCGAAACTCAACCGCCACGGCAAGGACTCCGACCCGCTGATCGTGCTCACCGCGGCGGCCGCCGTGAAGCTCGGACTGCCGGAGCGCCTGGAGGGCCACGAGCAGCGCCGCTCGCTGCGACTGCCCGACGACCACCCGGTCGTCAAGCAGGTGACGAAGGCGAAGTGGAAGCTCACACAGCGCGGGTTCGGCCCCTGGGCCCGCATCTACCGCAAGGCGCAGGGCACCCAACGCCAGTGCGTGCAACTCGCGCTCCTGTCCTGGGACGCCCTCGACGAGCGGTCCTGGCCGGGCGTCGCGGAGATGGAACCGGCCGACGTCGCCCGCGTCCTCGGGGTGTACGCGACCCGGGTCATCACCCCCCGCGGATCGACGGCCGTCTCCGGCCTGGAACTGATGACGGCAATGCGCCCGCCGACGAAGGCCGTACGCGACCCGGAGACCGGCAACTGGGTGTCCGGCCACAACCCCGGCTCGCTGGGGACGGAGCCGATGGACCCCGCTCCCCCGGAGGCCACCGCCGAACACCCCGTCGTCGTGAACTCCGGCTGGAGCGGCGGCTTCCTCGACGAAGAGGCGTACCAATGGGTGCGGTCGGTGGACTCGCTCAGCGACGAGGAGTGCACCCTGCCGTACGCGGTCGGCCTGGACCTCAACGCCGCCTTCCTCGCCGCCGCCGCGCGCCTCACGGTGGGCCTGTCCGCCCCGGACCACTTCCACGCACCGAAGTTCAACCCGAAGATCCCCGGCTCCTGGCTGGTCGACCTCAGCCACATCGAGCTCGACCCGCGCCTGCCCAGCCCGTTCACGCCGGACGGCACCCGGCCGGCGGGCCCGGCCTGGTACCAGACGCACACCGTCGCCTACGCCCAGGAACTCGGCCACGACGTACACCCGATCGAGGCGTACCTGCGCCGCGAGACCGGCGCGTACCTGGACCCGTGGCACGACCGGCTCAAGGCGGCGTACGTCGACACCCTCGCCGAACTGGGCGTCACCCGGGACATGGAAGACCGGCAGTTCCTCACGGCGATGGAGCGGCACAAGCAGGTCGATCCGGCCCTGGCCGCCGTGCTCGCGGCCATCAAGGCCACGGTGAAGGGCGGCGTGGGCAAACTCCGCGAGCGCCCGCAGGGCAAGTCCTACAAGGAGGGCGAGCGGTGGCCGGCCCTTCAACGGCCCACCTGGCGCCCCGACATCCGGGCCGCCGTCATCAGCAAGGCCCGCGTCAACATGCACCGAAAGCTGCTGAACATGTCCCGGATGACGGGCCTGTTCCCACTGGCCGTACTGTCGGACTGCGTCGTCTACCCCTCCCCGGGAGACAGCCCGCTGGACTTCCTGCCGTACGCCGCCTCCGGCAAGCCGCAGCCCGGCGGATTCCGCCTCGGAGCCACCCCGGGCCTGGCGAAGCTGGAGGGTGTCCAGTCGATGCTGTGGGCGGTCGATCTGATGGAGAAGGGCTTCAACCCGGCACGGCACATCAAGGGCGGCGACGCCGTCCTGGACGAAGGGGAGTAG
- a CDS encoding pyridoxal phosphate-dependent aminotransferase codes for MPQPTTTVTMSATLAADEAIARRRQAGEQVISMASGEIGLPVLPALRAKLAEAAGRNAYGPVAGSLALRTAVAGYWQRRGLATDRDLVVCGPGSKPLLFALLLAVGGDVVIPTPSWVSYAAQAELIGARPIPVPILPGQGGVPDPDLLREAVTAARAEGHDPRSVVVTTPDNPTGTIAAPDTVRRLAEAARDLDLTIISDEIYCDLVFDPAATPAVSPAVYAPERTVVTTGLTKNLALGGWRIGVARLPDSDTGRAVHTRLTGIASQIWSSPAAPVQEAAAYAFGEPDEVIEHIAASRRLHRTVARAMSQRFAAAGAVLAPVTATCYLYADFEPLRDHLAQAHGVHTGAELAQLLVERYGVGLLPASAFGEPGTSLRVRAATSRLYGADDEQRTAALNATDPLALPWIRASLDRVEEVLADLIAPAAAQQENTQENALSA; via the coding sequence ATGCCCCAGCCCACCACCACGGTGACCATGTCGGCGACTCTCGCCGCCGACGAGGCCATCGCCCGCCGACGCCAGGCCGGAGAACAGGTGATCTCCATGGCCAGCGGCGAGATCGGGCTGCCCGTCCTTCCCGCACTGCGGGCCAAACTCGCCGAGGCCGCTGGCCGCAACGCCTACGGCCCCGTGGCCGGCAGCCTCGCCTTGCGCACCGCCGTCGCCGGCTACTGGCAGCGGCGCGGCCTGGCCACGGACCGCGACCTGGTCGTGTGCGGTCCTGGCAGCAAACCCTTGCTCTTCGCACTGCTCCTGGCCGTCGGCGGCGACGTGGTCATCCCCACACCGAGCTGGGTCAGTTACGCCGCCCAGGCAGAACTGATCGGCGCACGGCCCATCCCCGTCCCGATCCTGCCGGGCCAGGGCGGCGTACCCGACCCCGACCTGCTCCGCGAGGCGGTCACCGCAGCCCGCGCCGAGGGGCACGACCCGCGCTCCGTCGTGGTCACCACGCCGGACAACCCCACCGGCACCATCGCGGCACCCGACACCGTACGGCGTCTTGCCGAGGCGGCCAGGGACCTCGACCTCACCATCATCTCCGACGAGATCTACTGCGACCTCGTCTTCGACCCGGCAGCGACCCCGGCCGTGTCCCCGGCGGTGTATGCCCCCGAGCGCACCGTGGTGACCACCGGCCTCACCAAGAACCTGGCACTCGGCGGCTGGCGGATCGGAGTCGCCCGGCTGCCCGACAGCGACACCGGACGCGCAGTGCACACACGCCTGACCGGCATCGCCAGCCAGATCTGGTCCAGCCCCGCGGCACCGGTCCAGGAGGCGGCCGCCTACGCCTTCGGCGAGCCCGACGAGGTGATCGAGCACATCGCCGCGAGCCGCCGCCTGCACCGGACGGTGGCCCGCGCGATGTCCCAGCGGTTCGCCGCCGCAGGAGCCGTACTGGCACCGGTGACGGCCACCTGCTATCTGTACGCCGACTTCGAGCCGCTGCGCGACCACCTCGCCCAGGCCCACGGCGTGCACACCGGCGCCGAGCTCGCCCAACTCCTCGTCGAACGCTACGGAGTGGGACTGCTGCCGGCGAGCGCCTTCGGCGAACCCGGCACCTCCCTGCGGGTGCGGGCCGCCACCAGCCGGCTCTACGGCGCCGACGACGAACAGCGCACCGCCGCCCTGAACGCCACCGACCCCCTCGCCCTTCCCTGGATCCGGGCATCGCTCGACCGCGTCGAGGAAGTCCTTGCCGACCTCATCGCCCCGGCCGCAGCCCAGCAGGAGAACACGCAGGAGAACGCGCTCAGCGCCTGA
- a CDS encoding MarR family transcriptional regulator, whose protein sequence is MGLSPSVVTRLVSRLEKRQLVTRTSSAPDRRCVCPVLTSAGRTLIERLRLPASHAVREGLGEAENQPALARLAQAFTPTG, encoded by the coding sequence GTGGGCCTCAGCCCGAGCGTCGTCACCCGGCTCGTGAGCCGACTGGAGAAGCGGCAACTGGTGACGCGCACCTCCTCCGCACCGGACCGCCGTTGCGTCTGCCCGGTTCTCACTTCCGCCGGGCGCACCCTGATCGAGCGACTGCGGCTACCGGCGTCCCACGCCGTAAGGGAAGGGCTGGGCGAGGCCGAGAACCAGCCCGCCCTCGCCCGGCTGGCGCAGGCGTTCACGCCGACCGGCTGA
- a CDS encoding GNAT family N-acetyltransferase — MEPMISVLAAHDIDGLRPLWLQLQAHHRQVGSHLEAVAPMRAPEDTWRVRRDLYLEWLRSPLTRAFTADGGNRLLGYAMVRVAESPGSWQWGERVGVLETLVVDADARGGGIGQALVSAARDHLAQHGVQVMNISVLAGNDAAHRFYEREGATAFVRTMVMPTGG, encoded by the coding sequence ATGGAACCGATGATCAGCGTCCTCGCCGCCCATGACATCGACGGCCTGAGGCCGCTCTGGCTCCAACTGCAGGCGCACCACCGGCAGGTCGGAAGCCACTTGGAGGCCGTGGCGCCCATGCGCGCGCCTGAGGACACCTGGCGAGTGCGGCGCGACCTGTACCTGGAGTGGCTGCGGTCGCCCCTCACACGGGCGTTCACCGCGGATGGCGGGAATCGCCTGCTGGGATACGCGATGGTCCGGGTCGCCGAGTCACCAGGCTCATGGCAGTGGGGCGAGCGGGTCGGTGTCCTGGAGACGCTGGTGGTCGACGCGGACGCCCGCGGCGGGGGCATCGGCCAGGCCCTCGTATCGGCCGCCCGCGACCACCTCGCCCAGCATGGCGTCCAAGTCATGAACATCTCCGTGCTCGCCGGCAACGACGCCGCCCACCGCTTCTACGAGCGCGAGGGCGCCACCGCGTTCGTCCGAACCATGGTGATGCCAACTGGCGGCTGA
- a CDS encoding Pycsar system effector family protein, whose translation MVEAVTAQDPRDTAWRIHQALGEWTARVDAKASFALTLESATLAGIVALSSKGHLFDNLTGLRVRAPLWAGIFLIMAGALCAITVVAPRLRSRKQLQAEAPNNFIYFGHLQFWEPTALTQKLEQQDMLPILSNQLINMSKIAWKKHRHVQLSFILAGLGGTLVLIAGYIA comes from the coding sequence GTGGTCGAAGCCGTGACTGCCCAAGACCCGCGCGACACCGCATGGCGAATCCACCAGGCACTTGGTGAATGGACAGCACGGGTCGACGCCAAAGCATCTTTCGCACTCACCCTGGAGTCAGCCACCCTCGCTGGCATCGTTGCGCTCTCCAGCAAAGGCCACCTTTTCGACAACCTCACCGGCCTCCGCGTACGCGCACCGCTGTGGGCGGGCATCTTCCTCATCATGGCCGGCGCCCTGTGCGCAATCACCGTCGTCGCCCCCCGTCTACGCAGCCGAAAGCAGCTACAAGCCGAAGCACCCAACAACTTCATCTACTTCGGCCACCTGCAGTTCTGGGAACCGACAGCCCTCACCCAGAAGCTCGAACAACAGGACATGCTGCCAATCCTCAGCAACCAGCTCATCAACATGAGCAAGATCGCCTGGAAGAAGCACCGCCACGTCCAGCTCTCCTTCATCCTCGCCGGCCTCGGCGGGACCCTCGTTCTCATCGCCGGCTACATCGCCTAA
- the tpg gene encoding telomere-protecting terminal protein Tpg, whose translation MGEIEDAIERADRESFTRQPPKTLKAQIGYLIRKLGSAKAVAQEIGVTADSVNRYRRGARKHARPDVAAKIDDAVQARWQPQVRKRRRRQAADTGGITVETRAKFGYTAPIGTTDDGRFRRLTVHLPPTYAQRLFHARETGADDREMRGIIAEGLKDVYFQDGGVRAMGLSDVEINDIDYMDLDF comes from the coding sequence GTGGGTGAGATCGAGGACGCGATCGAGCGCGCCGACCGGGAGTCGTTCACCCGCCAGCCACCGAAGACCCTCAAGGCCCAAATCGGCTACCTGATCCGGAAGTTGGGCAGCGCGAAGGCCGTCGCGCAGGAGATCGGAGTCACCGCCGACTCCGTCAACCGCTACCGGCGCGGCGCCCGCAAACACGCCCGCCCCGACGTCGCCGCGAAGATCGACGACGCGGTACAGGCCCGCTGGCAACCGCAGGTACGCAAACGCCGCCGACGCCAGGCCGCCGACACAGGCGGCATCACGGTGGAGACCCGAGCGAAGTTCGGCTACACGGCACCGATCGGCACAACAGACGACGGCCGCTTCCGCCGCCTCACCGTGCACCTCCCCCCGACGTACGCACAACGCCTGTTCCACGCCCGCGAAACGGGGGCCGACGACCGGGAGATGCGCGGCATCATCGCCGAAGGACTGAAGGACGTGTACTTCCAGGACGGCGGAGTCCGCGCGATGGGGCTCTCGGACGTCGAGATCAACGACATCGACTACATGGACCTCGACTTCTGA
- a CDS encoding pyridoxal phosphate-dependent aminotransferase, whose protein sequence is MGRDLELRAATEEDLEWIHELRHRVYAQELGQHAPDPTGSLRDGLDGENVYLVAARGTARIGFVSLTPPWLGRYALEKYLTRDELPLLTEDDLFEVRILTVEPRWRSTAAAPLLMYAALRWIAARGGRRVAAMGRAELLDMYLAAGLRPVGRTVRSGALTFEVLAADVSELTKLTMDRYRTTLARLGSEVDWRLDAAFAPRPDGCEHGGASFSAIGTDFRSLHRRHQVVAADVLDAWFPPAPGVRAALTEDPAWAARTSPPTGAEGLLAQIATARALPTKTLTVGAGSSDLIFRAFGQWLTPESRVLLADPGYGEYAHVTERVIGCRVDRFRLRRDDGWRIDPARLSAAVEHGRYDLVVVVNPNNPTGRHMPATELRSVIAAAPARTRWWIDEAYLGYVGLTESLADLAATDPRVAVCTSLSKMYGLSGLRAAYMVTEPTIAAQLRRWTPPWPVSLPAQLAAVAALRDPAYYSDCWHRTHAMRGQLAADLAGLDETLVVEEAVANFLTVTLPADGPSAAQLVNECRRHDVYLRDLSPLSSEYQGRTVRIAVKDTTENARIVAACRAALDALRPRESVPATGSAR, encoded by the coding sequence ATGGGCCGTGACCTGGAGCTGCGTGCTGCCACTGAGGAGGATCTCGAATGGATCCACGAACTGCGTCACCGGGTGTACGCACAGGAGCTGGGACAGCATGCGCCGGATCCGACCGGCTCGCTTCGCGACGGCCTCGACGGCGAGAACGTCTACCTGGTCGCGGCGCGAGGAACGGCCCGAATCGGCTTCGTCAGCCTGACTCCGCCCTGGCTGGGACGGTACGCGCTGGAGAAGTACCTCACCCGCGACGAGTTGCCCCTGCTGACCGAGGACGATCTGTTCGAGGTACGCATCCTCACGGTTGAACCGCGCTGGCGGTCCACCGCGGCGGCACCGCTGCTGATGTACGCGGCGCTGCGCTGGATCGCCGCCCGCGGCGGCCGCCGTGTGGCGGCAATGGGGCGCGCAGAGTTGCTCGACATGTATCTGGCCGCCGGTCTGCGCCCGGTGGGCCGTACCGTCCGCAGCGGTGCGTTGACGTTCGAGGTGCTGGCCGCCGACGTGAGCGAGCTGACGAAGCTCACGATGGACCGTTACCGCACCACGCTGGCACGCCTGGGGTCCGAAGTGGACTGGCGCCTTGACGCGGCGTTCGCACCCCGGCCGGACGGCTGCGAACACGGCGGCGCCTCGTTCAGCGCCATCGGCACGGACTTCCGCAGCCTGCACCGCCGCCATCAGGTGGTCGCGGCCGACGTGCTGGACGCCTGGTTCCCGCCGGCCCCCGGGGTGCGGGCAGCGCTCACGGAAGATCCGGCCTGGGCCGCCCGGACCTCGCCACCGACCGGCGCGGAGGGCCTGCTGGCGCAAATCGCCACGGCCCGCGCGCTGCCGACCAAGACGCTCACAGTCGGCGCCGGTTCATCCGACTTGATCTTCAGGGCATTTGGCCAGTGGCTGACCCCGGAGAGCAGGGTGCTTCTGGCAGACCCGGGCTACGGCGAGTACGCGCACGTCACGGAAAGAGTGATCGGATGTCGGGTGGACCGGTTCCGGCTGCGCCGTGACGACGGCTGGCGGATCGATCCGGCCCGGCTGTCCGCCGCCGTCGAGCACGGCCGCTACGACCTCGTGGTGGTGGTCAACCCGAACAACCCGACCGGACGCCACATGCCGGCCACCGAGTTGCGCTCGGTGATCGCTGCCGCGCCGGCCCGAACCCGCTGGTGGATCGACGAGGCGTACCTGGGCTACGTCGGTCTGACCGAGTCACTCGCCGACCTCGCCGCGACGGACCCGCGCGTAGCGGTCTGCACCTCACTGTCCAAGATGTACGGGCTGTCCGGCCTGCGGGCGGCGTACATGGTGACCGAGCCGACCATCGCAGCGCAGCTACGCCGATGGACGCCGCCCTGGCCGGTCAGCCTTCCGGCACAGCTGGCCGCGGTGGCAGCACTACGCGACCCGGCGTACTACAGCGACTGCTGGCATCGCACCCACGCGATGCGCGGGCAACTGGCCGCCGACCTGGCCGGCCTCGACGAGACTCTGGTGGTCGAGGAGGCCGTGGCGAACTTCCTCACCGTGACCTTGCCGGCCGACGGGCCGAGTGCCGCACAACTGGTGAACGAGTGCCGCCGCCACGACGTATACCTGCGCGACCTGTCGCCGTTGTCGTCGGAGTACCAGGGGCGCACCGTGCGCATAGCGGTCAAGGACACCACCGAGAACGCGCGCATCGTGGCCGCCTGCCGGGCCGCCCTGGACGCACTGCGGCCGAGGGAGAGCGTTCCCGCCACCGGATCCGCTCGGTGA
- a CDS encoding MFS transporter — translation MSTSPTLPTGAPASGPQRLGWSLALLALAQLIFSLDLNIVFVALPDIGADLGFPGQTQQLVVSAYVVLAGGFLLLGGRAADLFGRRRVFILALTIYAVSSLAGGLAESPAVIIAARAVQGIGGALLLPSTLSLINTLFEEGPKRNKALAVWGGAGASGLTVGALLGGVLTESFGWPAVFYVNVPLAGAVALAALAVIPRDAQPTEKRKFDLPGALTATGGSTLLVFSLVEGPEMGWTSATVIAAFVAAVVLLVAFAGVEARSKDPLMPFRLFRNRNLSVGMTVTFLYMATFGTLPYFLTVLMQNVHGYSALQTGLAFLVPSVAIATGTQLGERLTTRLGTRTTLIAGFVIGAVGTAILALGFDADATYLTALPGLIISGVGQGIVWTAMWIASSTGVAPNEQGIANGMASTTLNIGNAIGLAILTVIADAGTGGKAGDALREATAAAPRVGVTWVLQLLAGVLAVLLLVRWFLLAGGDILMRPVRCH, via the coding sequence ATGTCCACTTCACCCACGCTGCCGACAGGCGCCCCCGCCTCGGGGCCGCAACGCCTGGGCTGGAGTCTGGCGCTACTGGCCCTGGCGCAGCTGATCTTCTCCCTCGACCTGAACATCGTCTTTGTGGCGCTGCCCGACATCGGCGCGGACCTCGGGTTCCCGGGACAGACCCAGCAGCTGGTGGTCAGCGCCTACGTCGTCCTCGCGGGCGGCTTCCTTCTGCTGGGCGGGCGCGCAGCAGACCTCTTCGGCCGTCGCCGGGTCTTCATCCTCGCTCTGACCATCTACGCCGTCTCGTCCCTGGCCGGCGGTCTGGCAGAGAGCCCGGCCGTCATCATCGCCGCGCGCGCCGTCCAGGGCATCGGCGGTGCGCTGCTGCTGCCCTCGACGCTCTCCCTGATCAACACGCTGTTCGAGGAGGGCCCTAAGCGCAACAAGGCGCTCGCCGTCTGGGGCGGTGCCGGAGCCAGCGGCTTGACCGTCGGCGCACTCCTCGGCGGCGTCCTCACCGAGAGCTTCGGCTGGCCGGCCGTCTTCTACGTGAACGTGCCGCTGGCCGGCGCCGTAGCCCTGGCCGCACTCGCCGTCATCCCGCGCGACGCGCAGCCCACCGAGAAGCGCAAGTTCGACCTGCCCGGCGCGCTGACCGCCACCGGCGGTTCCACCCTCCTGGTCTTCTCCCTGGTCGAGGGCCCCGAGATGGGATGGACCTCCGCGACCGTGATCGCCGCCTTTGTTGCAGCTGTGGTTCTCCTTGTCGCCTTCGCGGGCGTCGAGGCGCGCAGCAAGGACCCGCTCATGCCCTTCCGCCTCTTCCGGAACCGCAACCTGAGCGTCGGCATGACGGTGACCTTCCTCTACATGGCCACCTTCGGCACCCTGCCGTACTTCCTGACGGTCCTGATGCAGAACGTGCACGGCTACAGCGCCCTGCAGACCGGTCTGGCCTTCCTCGTCCCGTCGGTGGCCATCGCCACAGGCACCCAGCTCGGTGAGCGTCTGACCACTCGCCTCGGCACCCGCACCACGCTGATCGCGGGCTTCGTCATCGGCGCCGTCGGCACCGCCATCCTGGCCCTTGGCTTCGACGCCGATGCCACCTACCTCACGGCACTGCCGGGCCTGATCATCTCCGGAGTCGGCCAGGGCATCGTCTGGACCGCCATGTGGATCGCCTCCTCCACCGGCGTCGCCCCCAACGAGCAGGGCATCGCCAACGGCATGGCCTCCACCACCCTCAACATCGGCAACGCCATCGGCCTGGCCATCCTGACCGTCATCGCCGACGCCGGCACCGGCGGCAAGGCGGGCGACGCCCTGCGGGAGGCCACCGCTGCGGCACCGCGTGTGGGTGTCACCTGGGTGCTGCAGTTGTTGGCGGGAGTGTTGGCTGTGTTATTGCTGGTGAGGTGGTTCCTGCTCGCTGGTGGTGACATTTTGATGCGGCCTGTGCGGTGTCATTGA
- a CDS encoding phosphatidate cytidylyltransferase, protein MITVASLAPYLGGALALGGIAAAASQRRELLIRWCAWAVGVPLVTGAFWLGRPGAAALAILAGVIAVMEFGGLMRLGRVDRAVLAAAVAGVVLTAWLAPGQELRAVAIGALAVAAVPLLTGDADHGLRRLGAALLGLAWLSVLAALVPLGASALAVFVAVSVADIVAYFAGQRLGGPRLSPLSPAKRWSGTLTGSAAGLGVLAALSALSWPMAAAVAIGGPAGDLLESMIKRGTEAKDAGNWLPGSGGLLDRIDSLLIALAVLLVLR, encoded by the coding sequence GTGATCACCGTGGCCTCCCTGGCGCCCTACCTCGGTGGGGCGCTGGCACTGGGCGGCATCGCGGCGGCGGCGTCCCAGCGCCGTGAACTGCTGATCCGGTGGTGTGCCTGGGCGGTCGGGGTGCCATTGGTCACCGGTGCGTTCTGGCTGGGCCGCCCGGGCGCCGCGGCCCTGGCCATCTTGGCCGGGGTGATCGCGGTGATGGAGTTCGGCGGGCTGATGCGGCTGGGCCGGGTGGACCGGGCGGTGCTGGCCGCGGCGGTGGCGGGCGTGGTCCTGACCGCCTGGCTGGCGCCCGGCCAGGAGCTCCGGGCGGTCGCGATCGGGGCACTCGCGGTGGCCGCGGTGCCGCTCCTGACCGGCGACGCCGACCACGGCCTGCGCCGGCTCGGCGCTGCCCTGCTGGGGCTGGCCTGGCTGAGTGTGCTGGCCGCACTGGTGCCGCTCGGCGCGAGCGCCCTCGCGGTGTTCGTAGCGGTCTCGGTCGCCGACATCGTGGCGTACTTCGCCGGCCAACGGCTGGGAGGACCACGGCTGTCGCCACTGTCCCCGGCCAAGCGGTGGAGCGGAACTCTGACCGGATCCGCAGCCGGCCTCGGCGTGCTCGCCGCACTGTCCGCCCTGAGCTGGCCGATGGCGGCGGCGGTGGCGATCGGCGGCCCAGCCGGCGACCTCCTCGAATCCATGATCAAAAGAGGCACGGAGGCCAAGGACGCAGGCAATTGGCTACCAGGCTCCGGCGGCCTGCTGGACCGAATCGATTCACTGCTCATCGCGCTGGCAGTCCTACTCGTCCTGCGCTGA
- a CDS encoding ArsR/SmtB family transcription factor codes for MISRHPDRDQIRIEAVLSALGHPMRLTVVRVLNDGGEHNCGSILDGISKSTMTHHWRVLRDSGVIWQRPSGRENLLSLRREDLDTRYPGLLNAILEGARLDAESDQGAKPS; via the coding sequence ATGATCTCCCGTCACCCCGATCGCGATCAGATCCGGATTGAGGCCGTCCTCTCCGCGCTGGGGCACCCCATGCGGCTGACCGTTGTTCGCGTCCTGAACGACGGGGGGGAACACAATTGCGGAAGCATTCTGGACGGCATCTCGAAGTCGACCATGACCCACCACTGGCGCGTCCTGCGCGACAGCGGTGTCATCTGGCAGCGGCCCTCGGGCCGCGAGAACCTGCTGTCCCTGCGACGCGAGGACCTCGACACCCGCTATCCGGGCCTGCTCAACGCCATCCTCGAAGGGGCCCGGCTCGATGCCGAGTCCGATCAAGGCGCCAAGCCCTCATAG
- a CDS encoding fumarylacetoacetate (FAA) hydrolase has translation MSILFECEYKGERYAGFDKPAPGRTQTLYRVSDGRLQAEFLAADGPEAVIASITAQAEQITVTAGDPELRYLPPLLPTASGNALLSGFMRTHKSKFDTEPSEDEEFVAPNWFFKGFGSWLKMPDQTLVVPEKPVALIEEPEVALVYVNDDQGAPHYVGYTFGNDLCDIGLHRENPGWNPYCKLCDTSIAPWLFLDEPPQSVTGQVTIERDGAAAWQGKFSCGGDSLYFKMQDMADHLFTYPAVRRPGMVNYVLLGADEASFHDGFRIADGDRVTIDVQSHDVVLSNVIQYGGRPTTA, from the coding sequence ATGTCCATCCTGTTCGAGTGCGAGTACAAGGGCGAGCGGTACGCGGGCTTCGACAAGCCGGCCCCCGGCCGGACCCAGACCCTCTACCGGGTCTCCGACGGCCGGCTCCAGGCAGAGTTCCTCGCGGCCGACGGCCCCGAGGCGGTCATCGCCTCCATCACCGCTCAGGCCGAGCAGATCACCGTCACCGCCGGCGACCCCGAACTGCGCTACCTGCCGCCGCTGCTGCCCACGGCCAGCGGGAACGCGCTGCTGAGCGGCTTCATGCGCACCCACAAGTCCAAGTTCGACACCGAGCCCAGCGAGGACGAGGAGTTCGTCGCCCCGAACTGGTTCTTCAAGGGCTTCGGTTCCTGGCTGAAGATGCCCGACCAGACGCTGGTCGTCCCCGAGAAGCCGGTCGCACTGATCGAGGAGCCCGAGGTCGCCCTCGTCTACGTCAACGACGACCAAGGCGCCCCGCACTACGTCGGCTACACCTTCGGCAATGACCTGTGCGACATCGGCCTGCACCGGGAGAACCCCGGCTGGAACCCGTACTGCAAGCTGTGCGACACCTCCATCGCCCCCTGGCTCTTCCTCGACGAGCCGCCGCAGTCGGTGACCGGCCAGGTCACCATCGAGCGCGACGGCGCCGCGGCCTGGCAGGGGAAGTTCTCCTGCGGCGGCGACTCGCTGTACTTCAAGATGCAGGACATGGCGGACCACCTGTTCACCTACCCCGCCGTCCGCCGCCCCGGAATGGTCAACTACGTACTCCTGGGCGCTGACGAGGCCAGCTTCCACGACGGATTCCGGATCGCCGACGGCGACCGGGTGACCATCGACGTGCAGAGCCACGACGTCGTCCTGTCGAACGTCATCCAGTACGGCGGCCGGCCCACGACGGCGTGA